A genomic segment from Aegilops tauschii subsp. strangulata cultivar AL8/78 chromosome 1, Aet v6.0, whole genome shotgun sequence encodes:
- the LOC120972731 gene encoding histone H4-like: MSGRGKGGKGLGKGGAKRHRKVLRDNIQGITKPAIRRLARRGGVKRISGLIYEETRGVLKTFLENVIRDAVTYTEHARRKTVTAMDVVYALKRQGRTLYGFGG; this comes from the coding sequence ATGTCTGGGCGCGGCAAGGGAGGCAAGGGTCTCGGCAAGGGCGGCGCCAAGCGCCACCGGAAGGTGCTGCGCGACAACATCCAGGGCATCACCAAGCCGGCCATCCGTCGCCTGGCTCGGAGAGGCGGCGTGAAGCGCATCTCGGGGCTCATCtacgaggagacccgcggcgtGCTCAAGACCTTCCTCGAGAACGTCATCCGCGACGCCGTCACCTACACGGAGCACGCCCGCCGCAAGACCGTCACCGCCATGGACGTCGTCTACGCGCTCAAGCGCCAGGGCCGCACCCTCTACGGCTTCGGCGGCTAG
- the LOC109762336 gene encoding histone H4, which produces MSGRGKGGKGLGKGGAKRHRKVLRDNIQGITKPAIRRLARRGGVKRISGLIYEETRGVLKIFLENVIRDAVTYTEHARRKTVTAMDVVYALKRQGRTLYGFGG; this is translated from the coding sequence ATGTCCGGCCGCGGCAAGGGAGGCAAGGGGCTCGGCAAGGGCGGCGCGAAGCGCCACAGGAAGGTGCTGCGCGACAACATCCAGGGCATCACCAAGCCGGCCATCCGGCGCCTGGCGAGGAGGGGCGGCGTGAAGCGCATCTCCGGCCTCATCtacgaggagacccgcggcgtGCTCAAGATCTTCCTCGAGAACGTCATCCGCGACGCCGTCACCTACACCGAGCACGCACGCCGCAAGACCGTCACCGCCATGGACGTCGTGTACGCGCTCAAGCGCCAGGGCCGCACCCTCTACGGCTTCGGCGGCTAG